A single genomic interval of Spirosoma linguale DSM 74 harbors:
- a CDS encoding hypothetical protein (KEGG: hypothetical protein), with the protein MLAPTSNASFPNQMRAFLLLLFFSCLLVWISLGCQSDNDTSTAKDPIITEGERLAQQYCSNCHLPVAPDALDKETWHKRVLPAMALKLGLEVWQKTNYYFPPTASIKQTDWIKLQNYYESLAPEKPIKASPSVPLVNDWSIFKLHKPAEIKSEVSTTTMVTFDSASRQIYTSNETSAGLYRWSTDLKPTLVRTLPSPAVQARVLPNGNGAQRALLTCIGTMLAVDQPKGEILELTLARTPESAPVVLASQLPRPIDTTPGDFNKDGLTDYIVCGFGHEAGGLYWLRQRPDHQFEKVIIKEIAGATQVIPGDFNNDGWLDFMALFAHADEGIWLFTNDQKGSFSEQNLLRFPPVYGSTSFQLVDFNKDGKLDILYTCGDNSDYSRILKRFHGVYIFTNQGNFRYKQTWFYPVNGCTKAIAKDFDLDGDLDIASIAFFGDLKNNPAETFIYFEQNKPLAFTPHAVPISSYGRWICMDANDWDHDGDTDIVLGNFSMGFLNEVKFTPTWNGYLPLVVLENTTRK; encoded by the coding sequence ATGCTCGCGCCAACCTCCAACGCCAGCTTTCCTAATCAAATGCGAGCCTTCTTATTACTACTCTTTTTCAGTTGTCTCCTTGTCTGGATTAGCCTCGGCTGCCAATCCGACAACGACACCTCAACCGCCAAAGACCCAATCATTACCGAAGGCGAACGCCTGGCGCAGCAATACTGCAGCAATTGCCATTTACCCGTGGCACCCGATGCGCTGGATAAAGAAACCTGGCACAAACGGGTATTGCCCGCAATGGCGCTTAAGCTGGGGCTGGAAGTATGGCAAAAGACCAACTACTACTTCCCACCAACGGCTTCGATCAAGCAGACCGACTGGATTAAACTGCAGAATTACTATGAATCGCTGGCACCCGAGAAACCAATCAAGGCATCACCATCAGTGCCGCTGGTCAACGACTGGTCCATTTTCAAATTACATAAACCGGCAGAAATCAAGAGCGAAGTTTCGACCACAACGATGGTTACGTTCGATTCGGCCAGCCGTCAGATTTATACGAGTAATGAAACCAGCGCGGGACTGTATCGATGGAGCACCGACTTGAAACCAACGCTGGTCCGGACGTTACCATCGCCCGCTGTACAGGCCCGGGTTCTGCCGAATGGGAATGGGGCGCAACGTGCATTACTCACCTGTATAGGAACGATGCTGGCCGTTGACCAGCCCAAAGGTGAAATTCTGGAGTTAACATTGGCCAGAACGCCGGAGAGTGCACCGGTTGTGCTGGCCAGTCAACTCCCCCGCCCGATTGACACAACACCGGGCGATTTCAACAAAGACGGTCTGACCGACTACATCGTATGTGGCTTTGGTCACGAAGCGGGCGGCTTATACTGGCTCAGGCAACGCCCGGACCATCAATTCGAGAAAGTAATTATCAAAGAAATTGCGGGTGCTACGCAGGTCATACCCGGCGATTTCAACAACGATGGCTGGCTCGACTTCATGGCCCTGTTCGCTCATGCCGACGAAGGTATCTGGCTATTCACTAATGACCAGAAAGGCAGCTTTTCAGAGCAAAACTTACTACGGTTTCCGCCCGTTTACGGCTCCACAAGCTTCCAACTGGTTGATTTCAATAAAGACGGTAAACTGGATATTCTGTACACCTGTGGCGACAACAGCGACTACTCCCGCATTCTGAAGCGTTTTCACGGCGTTTACATCTTCACCAATCAGGGTAACTTCCGCTATAAGCAAACCTGGTTCTACCCTGTCAATGGCTGCACCAAAGCCATCGCGAAAGACTTCGACCTGGACGGCGATCTCGATATTGCCAGCATCGCTTTCTTCGGCGATTTAAAAAACAACCCCGCCGAAACATTTATTTACTTCGAGCAAAACAAACCCCTTGCCTTTACACCGCATGCCGTCCCGATCAGTTCATACGGCCGTTGGATTTGCATGGACGCCAACGACTGGGACCACGACGGCGATACTGATATTGTACTGGGCAATTTCTCAATGGGCTTCCTGAACGAAGTGAAGTTCACTCCCACCTGGAATGGTTACCTGCCGCTGGTGGTGCTGGAAAATACGACTCGGAAGTAG
- a CDS encoding RagB/SusD domain protein (PFAM: RagB/SusD domain protein), with protein sequence MKVTRYMAIGGLVAAGLLFDACQKSLEIPAQGALSDEVLATRAGVDALLTGAYAALDGQYNNGSALNLAGGNAWEASPSNWVYGSIAGGEAHKGSDGSDQPAVDAIAKFTADPSNGYFNSKWRTVYEGVNRTNSTLRLLAQATTIADADKALLAAQARFLRGHYYFELKRMFNNVPWIDETVETTAASSQPNNVDIWPKIEADFQYAMENLPNTQSDVGRVNKWAAMTYLAKTYLYEHKYTQAKPLFDQVIAQGVTSNGLKYALTTKYHDNFDAATENNAESVFQIQMVANDGTGTIANANQGDMLNFPYGNSPFRCCGFFQPSQDLANSYRTDATGLPLITAYNSSPVKNDQGIASTQPFTPDAGPLDPRIDWTIGRRGIPYLDWGNHPGADWIRSPGQTYAGPYSPKKNIYMQATQDQYADNHSWAPGTAINWNIIRYADVLLMAAEVEAQLGNLEQAQTYVNQVRARAANPVNYVYRYANDAAPLAGYSTTPAANYKIAVYPAGTFAGLGKTGALNAIYFERKLELATEGHRFFDLVRWGIAESELNKYFSYESTVTTDIRGGRFVAGKNDYFPIPQRQIDLSTSSGKSTLTQNPGYN encoded by the coding sequence ATGAAAGTAACAAGATATATGGCAATCGGGGGGCTTGTAGCAGCTGGATTGCTCTTTGATGCCTGTCAGAAAAGTTTGGAGATACCGGCTCAGGGTGCCCTGAGTGATGAGGTATTAGCGACGCGGGCGGGCGTAGATGCCCTCCTGACGGGTGCCTATGCCGCGCTGGATGGCCAGTACAACAACGGCTCAGCCCTGAACCTCGCGGGTGGTAACGCCTGGGAAGCCTCGCCCAGCAACTGGGTGTACGGTAGTATTGCGGGTGGCGAAGCCCACAAAGGCAGCGATGGCAGCGACCAGCCCGCCGTCGATGCGATTGCCAAGTTCACGGCCGACCCCAGCAACGGCTATTTCAACAGCAAGTGGCGGACAGTTTATGAAGGTGTAAACCGGACCAACTCGACCCTGCGCCTGCTGGCACAGGCCACCACCATTGCCGATGCCGACAAGGCGCTGCTGGCCGCTCAGGCCCGGTTTCTGCGGGGGCATTATTACTTCGAGTTGAAGCGGATGTTCAACAATGTGCCCTGGATTGACGAAACCGTTGAAACAACGGCCGCCAGTTCGCAGCCCAACAATGTGGATATCTGGCCGAAAATCGAAGCTGATTTTCAGTATGCCATGGAAAACCTGCCGAATACCCAGTCGGATGTAGGCCGGGTAAACAAGTGGGCCGCCATGACCTATCTGGCCAAGACTTATCTGTACGAGCACAAGTACACCCAGGCCAAACCCCTCTTCGATCAGGTTATTGCGCAGGGCGTTACGAGCAATGGTCTGAAATACGCGCTGACGACCAAATACCACGATAATTTCGATGCGGCTACGGAGAACAACGCTGAATCTGTATTCCAGATTCAGATGGTAGCCAACGACGGTACGGGTACCATTGCCAACGCCAATCAGGGCGATATGCTGAACTTCCCGTACGGCAACAGTCCCTTCCGCTGCTGCGGCTTCTTCCAGCCATCGCAGGACCTGGCCAACTCGTACCGGACTGATGCTACGGGTTTACCTTTAATAACCGCTTACAACAGTTCGCCGGTTAAGAACGACCAGGGAATTGCCTCGACTCAGCCGTTTACACCAGATGCCGGTCCGCTGGACCCACGCATCGACTGGACCATTGGTCGGCGGGGAATTCCGTATCTGGATTGGGGCAACCACCCCGGTGCCGACTGGATTCGGAGTCCGGGCCAGACCTACGCCGGTCCGTACTCGCCGAAGAAGAACATCTATATGCAGGCCACCCAGGACCAGTACGCTGATAACCACTCCTGGGCACCCGGTACGGCCATCAACTGGAATATCATTCGCTATGCCGATGTGTTATTGATGGCGGCCGAAGTGGAAGCGCAACTAGGTAATCTCGAACAGGCGCAAACGTACGTCAACCAGGTACGGGCACGGGCGGCTAATCCGGTCAACTATGTATACCGCTACGCAAATGATGCGGCTCCGCTGGCAGGTTATTCGACAACACCGGCCGCCAACTATAAAATTGCGGTTTATCCGGCGGGTACGTTTGCCGGTCTGGGAAAAACGGGTGCCTTGAACGCTATCTATTTCGAGCGTAAGCTGGAGTTAGCTACCGAAGGTCACCGTTTCTTCGATCTGGTTCGCTGGGGTATTGCCGAAAGCGAGTTGAACAAGTACTTCAGCTATGAAAGCACCGTTACAACCGATATTCGGGGTGGCCGCTTTGTAGCGGGTAAAAACGATTATTTCCCCATACCACAGCGGCAAATTGACTTAAGCACATCCAGCGGTAAGTCAACCCTGACGCAAAATCCGGGGTATAATTAA
- a CDS encoding hypothetical protein (KEGG: gur:Gura_3003 YVTN beta-propeller repeat- containing protein), translating to MNYQPTKGILLGLLALSLWNCKTSDPEPTPYESGVLILNAGNFFQNNGTISFLPRTGNTVATNIFQAANPSLALTGGVQGYTEVNGKGLILVDNSTAGQDKVEIVEYNTFKSRATLKTPDIENPRQVIPAGPNKAYVSCWDVSGDFNAGTFYKDPGYIAVVDLNTNTVVKKIPAVKGVENMVVAGTEVFVGSGSYTGSKTLLIIDLNTDTEKQRIDFGATPEPIAVDATGKLWIQAGNDLVQIDPATRLVAKRWTFPTRPGSVTISADKRTFYYTQSGKTYRIGVDANAALGSQVIGRSFTALGIDPQTKRIYGSVTPSQAQTGYVLRFEESGALIDSVRAEIAPSGFYFR from the coding sequence ATGAACTACCAACCAACGAAAGGAATCCTGCTTGGCTTGCTGGCCTTAAGCCTCTGGAACTGTAAAACCTCCGATCCAGAGCCAACGCCGTATGAGTCGGGTGTGCTTATATTGAATGCCGGTAATTTCTTCCAGAATAACGGTACGATTTCGTTTCTTCCACGGACGGGAAACACAGTCGCCACTAACATTTTTCAAGCCGCAAATCCATCTCTAGCCCTTACTGGTGGTGTGCAGGGCTATACCGAAGTGAATGGCAAAGGTCTGATTCTGGTCGATAACAGCACCGCTGGTCAGGATAAGGTTGAAATTGTCGAGTATAACACATTTAAGTCACGCGCTACCCTGAAAACGCCGGATATTGAAAACCCACGTCAGGTTATCCCCGCAGGCCCCAACAAGGCATATGTTAGTTGCTGGGACGTTTCCGGCGATTTCAATGCCGGTACGTTCTATAAAGACCCCGGTTATATAGCCGTCGTTGACTTAAACACCAATACAGTCGTTAAAAAAATACCGGCGGTCAAAGGTGTTGAAAATATGGTCGTTGCCGGAACGGAAGTGTTTGTGGGCAGCGGCAGTTATACTGGCAGCAAGACATTATTGATCATTGACCTGAACACCGATACGGAGAAACAACGGATTGACTTTGGCGCAACGCCCGAGCCCATTGCAGTCGATGCAACCGGGAAGCTGTGGATACAGGCGGGTAATGATCTGGTACAGATCGACCCGGCAACCCGGCTTGTTGCCAAACGGTGGACCTTTCCGACCAGACCCGGTTCCGTTACGATCAGCGCCGACAAACGGACGTTTTACTACACACAGAGTGGAAAAACCTATCGGATAGGCGTCGACGCAAATGCCGCATTAGGTAGCCAGGTAATAGGCCGTTCGTTCACTGCGCTGGGTATCGACCCGCAAACCAAACGAATTTACGGAAGTGTAACTCCATCGCAGGCACAGACGGGGTACGTACTTCGCTTTGAAGAGAGTGGTGCCCTGATTGACTCCGTCAGAGCGGAAATTGCCCCTTCCGGGTTTTATTTCCGATGA
- a CDS encoding ATP binding protein (TIGRFAM: ATP binding protein~PFAM: protein of unknown function DUF71 ATP-binding region~KEGG: nha:Nham_0072 protein of unknown function DUF71, ATP-binding region) — protein sequence MSRQRAIMNWSGGKDSALALYHSLRSERWVIQTLLTSVNEQFGRVSMHGVRTELLAAQADRLGIPLTLLSLSGDVSMEEYDARMQTKLQSLTQQGSTHSIFGDIFLEDLRQYRETQLQRVNLTGEFPLWQRNTTELVHEFVDLGFRAVLVCVNDKQLGAEFVGRELDLDLLKDLPKTVDPCGENGEYHSFVYDGPIFASPIPFVKGEIIHRSYAPSGGTDCHSDQPDSRWDTGFWYQDLVVPSL from the coding sequence ATGAGTCGGCAGCGAGCCATTATGAACTGGAGCGGGGGCAAAGATTCAGCCCTCGCTCTGTATCATAGCCTCCGTTCGGAACGGTGGGTGATACAAACGTTGCTGACCAGCGTGAACGAGCAGTTTGGCCGGGTGAGTATGCATGGCGTCCGCACGGAGTTGCTGGCCGCCCAGGCCGACCGGCTGGGTATTCCGTTGACGCTACTGAGCCTGTCCGGCGATGTGTCGATGGAAGAATACGACGCCCGGATGCAGACGAAACTTCAGTCATTGACGCAGCAGGGTAGTACCCATTCCATTTTCGGGGATATTTTTCTGGAAGACCTTCGTCAGTATCGGGAAACCCAGTTGCAGCGGGTGAATCTCACCGGCGAGTTTCCCCTTTGGCAGCGCAACACGACCGAGCTGGTCCATGAGTTTGTGGATTTAGGTTTCCGGGCGGTGCTCGTCTGCGTTAATGACAAACAACTCGGTGCCGAGTTTGTCGGGCGTGAGCTGGATTTGGACTTACTCAAAGACCTCCCCAAAACCGTTGACCCTTGTGGTGAAAATGGCGAATACCATTCATTTGTCTACGACGGTCCCATCTTTGCCAGTCCTATACCGTTCGTAAAAGGCGAAATCATTCACCGTTCGTATGCGCCCTCGGGCGGCACCGACTGCCACTCCGACCAGCCCGACAGCCGTTGGGATACGGGATTCTGGTATCAGGATTTAGTAGTACCGAGCCTGTAG